The following DNA comes from Salminus brasiliensis chromosome 21, fSalBra1.hap2, whole genome shotgun sequence.
NNNNNNNNNNNNNNNNNNNNNNNNNNNNNNNNNNNNNNNNNNNNNNNNNNNNNNNNNNNNNNNNNNNNNNNNNNNNNNNNNNNNNNNNNNNNNNNNNNNNNNNNNNNNNNNNNNNNNNNNNNNNNNNNNNNNNNNNNNNNNNNNNNNNNNNNNNNNNNNNNNNNNNNNNNNNNNNNNNNNNNNNNNNNNNNNNNNNNNNNNNNNNNNNNNNNNNNNNNNNNNNNNNNNNNNNNNNNNNNNNNNNNNNNNNNNNNNNNNNNNNNNNNNNNNNNNNNNNNNNNNNNNNNNNNNNNNNNNNNNNNNNNNNNNNNNNNNNNNNNNNNNNNNNNNNNNNNNNNNNNNNNNNNNNNNNNNNNNNNNNNNNNNNNNNNNNNNNNNNNNNNNNNNNNNNNNNNNNNNNNNNNNNNNNNNNNNNNNNNNNNNNNNNNNNNNNNNNNNNNNNNNNNNNNNNNNNNNNNNNNNNNNNNNNNNNNNNNNNNNNNNNNNNNNNNNNNNNNNNNNNNNNNNNNNNNNNNNNNNNNNNNNNNNNNNNNNNNNNNNNNNNNNNNNNNNNNNNNNNNNNNNNNNNNNNNNNNNNNNNNNNNNNNNNNNNNNNNNNNNNNNNNNNNNNNNNNNNNNNNNNNNNNNNNNNNNNNNNNNNNNNNNNNNNNNNNNNNNNNNNNNNNNNNNNNNNNNNNNNNNNNNNNNNNNNNNNNNNNNNNNNNNNNNNNNNNNNNNNNNNNNNNNNNNNNNNNNNNNNNNNNNNNNNNNNNNNNNNNNNNNNNNNNNNNNNNNNNNNNNNNNNNNNNNNNNNNNNNNNNNNNNNNNNNNNNNNNNNNNNNNNNNNNNNNNNNNNNNNNNNNNNNNNNNNNNNNNNNNNNNNNNNNNNNNNNNNNNNNNNNNNNNNNNNNNNNNNNNNNNNNNNNNNNNNNNNNNNNNNNNNNNNNNNNNNNNNNNNNNNNNNNNNNNNNNNNNNNNNNNNNNNNNNNNNNNNNNNNNNNNNNNNNNNNNNNNNNNNNNNNNNNNNNNNNNNNNNNNNNNNNNNNNNNNNNNNNNNNNNNNNNNNNNNNNNNNNNNNNNNNNNNNNNNNNNNNNNNNNNNNNNNNNNNNNNNNNNNNNNNNNNNNNNNNNNNNNNNNNNNNNNNNNNNNNNNNNNNNNNNNNNNNNNNNNNNNNNNNNNNNNNNNNNNNNNNNNNNNNNNNNNNNNNNNNNNNNNNNNNNNNNNNNNNNNNNNNNNNNNNNNNNNNNNNNNNNNNNNNNNNNNNNNNNNNNNNNNNNNNNNNNNNNNNNNNNNNNNNNNNNNNNNNNNNNNNNNNNNNNNNNNNNNNNNNNNNNNNNNNNNNNNNNNNNNNNNNNNNNNNNNNNNNNNNNNNNNNNNNNNNNNNNNNNNNNNNNNNNNNNNNNNNNNNNNNNNNNNNNNNNNNNNNNNNNNNNNNNNNNNNNNNNNNNNNNNNNNNNNNNNNNNNNNNNNNNNNNNNNNNNNNNNNNNNNNNNNNNNNNNNNNNNNNNNNNNNNNNNNNNNNNNNNNNNNNNNNNNNNNNNNNNNNNNNNNNNNNNNNNNNNNNNNNNNNNNNNNNNNNNNNNNNNNNNNNNNNNNNNNNNNNNNNNNNNNNNNNNNNNNNNNNNNNNNNNNNNNNNNNNNNNNNNNNNNNNNNNNNNNNNNNNNNNNNNNNNNNNNNNNNNNNNNNNNNNNNNNNNNNNNNNNNNNNNNNNNNNNNNNNNNNNNNNNNNNNNNNNNNNNNNNNNNNNNNNNNNNNNNNNNNNNNNNNNNNNNNNNNNNNNNNNNNNNNNNNNNNNNNNNNNNNNNNNNNNNNNNNNNNNNNNNNNNNNNNNNNNNNNNNNNNNNNNNNNNNNNNNNNNNNNNNNNNNNNNNNNNNNNNNNNNNNNNNNNNNNNNNNNNNNNNNNNNNNNNNNNNNNNNNNNNNNNNNNNNNNNNNNNNNNNNNNNNNNNNNNNNNNNNNNNNNNNNNNNNNNNNNNNNNNNNNNNNNNNNNNNNNNNNNNNNNNNNNNNNNNNNNNNNNNNNNNNNNNNNNNNNNNNNNNNNNNNNNNNNNNNNNNNNNNNNNNNNNNNNNNNNNNNNNNNNNNNNNNNNNNNNNNNNNNNNNNNNNNNNNNNNNNNNNNNNNNNNNNNNNNNNNNNNNNNNNNNNNNNNNNNNNNNNNNNNNNNNNNNNNNNNNNNNNNNNNNNNNNNNNNNNNNNNNNNNNNNNNNNNNNNNNNNNNNNNNNNNNNNNNNNNNNNNNNNNNNNNNNNNNNNNNNNNNNNNNNNNNNNNNNNNNNNNNNNNNNNNNNNNNNNNNNNNNNNNNNNNNNNNNNNNNNNNNNNNNNNNNNNNNNNNNNNNNNNNNNNNNNNNNNNNNNNNNNNNNNNNNNNNNNNNNNNNNNNNNNNNNNNNNNNNNNNNNNNNNNNNNNNNNNNNNNNNNNNNNNNNNNNNNNNNNNNNNNNNNNNNNNNNNNNNNNNNNNNNNNNNNNNNNNNNNNNNNNNNNNNNNNNNNNNNNNNNNNNNNNNNNNNNNNNNNNNNNNNNNNNNNNNNNNNNNNNNNNNNNNNNNNNNNNNNNNNNNNNNNNNNNNNNNNNNNNNNNNNNNNNNNNNNNNNNNNNNNNNNNNNNNNNNNNNNNNNNNNNNNNNNNNNNNNNNNNNNNNNNNNNNNNNNNNNNNNNNNNNNNNNNNNNNNNNNNNNNNNNNNNNNNNNNNNNNNNNNNNNNNNNNNNNNNNNNNNNNNNNNNNNNNNNNNNNNNNNNNNNNNNNNNNNNNNNNNNNNNNNNNNNNNNNNNNNNNNNNNNNNNNNNNNNNNNNNNNNNNNNNNNNNNNNNNNNNNNNNNNNNNNNNNNNNNNNNNNNNNNNNNNNNNNNNNNNNNNNNNNNNNNNNNNNNNNNNNNNNNNNNNNNNNNNNNNNNNNNNNNNNNNNNNNNNNNNNNNNNNNNNNNNNNNNNNNNNNNNNNNNNNNNNNNNNNNNNNNNNNNNNNNNNNNNNNNNNNNNNNNNNNNNNNNNNNNNNNNNNNNNNNNNNNNNNNNNNNNNNNNNNNNNNNNNNNNNNNNNNNNNNNNNNNNNNNNNNNNNNNNNNNNNNNNNNNNNNNNNNNNNNNNNNNNNNNNNNNNNNNNNNNNNNNNNNNNNNNNNNNNNNNNNNNNNNNNNNNNNNNNNNNNNNNNNNNNNNNNNNNNNNNNNNNNNNNNNNNNNNNNNNNNNNNNNNNNNNNNNNNNNNNNNNNNNNNNNNNNNNNNNNNNNNNNNNNNNNNNNNNNNNNNNNNNNNNNNNNNNNNNNNNNNNNNNNNNNNNNNNNNNNNNNNNNNNNNNNNNNNNNNNNNNNNNNNNNNNNNNNNNNNNNNNNNNNNNNNNNNNNNNNNNNNNNNNNNNNNNNNNNNNNNNNNNNNNNNNNNNNNNNNNNNNNNNNNNNNNNNNNNNNNNNNNNNNNNNNNNNNNNNNNNNNNNNNNNNNNNNNNNNNNNNNNNNNNNNNNNNNNNNNNNNNNNNNNNNNNNNNNNNNNNNNNNNNNNNNNNNNNNNTCAAATGCTCTACAGTTCCAAAATACACCCAAAAAAAGTCGATTTAGCTGTGAAAACATGCAAAAACATCGTTTAATATGATAAAAATCTACTAATAACATGTAAACCTAAAACTAGGCATGcctatgagtgtgtttgtgtgtctgtggcAGACCTCAGGAATGTTGGGTTGACTGTCACTTTGGAAATGCACACTCTACAGCGCAGCGCTTGGCCCGAACATTTCTTGCCTAATATTAATCACCATTTGGCGTAATGTGACTCTGACAGGtgtatgaatggaccaatagaaatgcttatgtttcctgtaaagctgaaaCCCAGCCTTCTGATTGGCTCTTTAACTGCCTCCTTTTGCAGGCCATGACCCAGGAGGGTGGGATCCAGTATGAACCAGTGGCCGAGATCGGCGGTGGTGCGTACGGGACGGTGTATAAGGCTCGGGATACGCAGAGTGGGCAGTTTGTGGCCCTGAAGAGTGTGCGCGTGCAGACGGACCAGGAGGCCTGCCGCTGTCTACTGTCCGAGAGGTGGCCCTGCTGAAGAGGCTGGAGCAGTTTGACCATCCAAATATTGTCAAGTATGAAAATACACACACGCACCCTATCTCACACATTAAagcatcatcctgtatcagctccaccttaaaccagcagcttcaggatcatgctgatgctccactgactggctggaacagggagaagggcgtctccgtcattcccactccgggccggagtgctgctgctgctactgcactatggaggtttggtggtggagctgcaggaggagaacctctctccagaactgctgtgtaacgctgcagaacccatagagtcatattagtgtaaaatcctgtagtattactctaccacctccgcccacatgctgctccaccttcagatcaagcttctgcagctctcacactgtccagaaatgcacgtgtacagctgtccatgttTTCCTCTCACGCTGTAGCAAAGCTCCCTCTTGTGGCTGGGTTCAGTCGTTTCTTTGGAAGTGTCTTAAAACACAGCGGTTGTGATTATCGGCCTTCTGATTTAGTCTCCCTCACGTCTGCCGGCTGTTTCCCCTTCTCCTCAGTTCTCCCATTGCACGTTTGAGGGTTGCTGAGTTGGATTGTTCCGACTGGGTCGCTCTGCCGAGTATCCGATATATATCCGATATATATGTCTCAagaaatgtgtgtttatatCGTTTGTTTGAGCTGCAATTGCACCAGGGATCACAGCATGCTGCCGTGCTCAGTCCAGACATGCAAGAATGAGCTTTAAATACGTGGGTCGAAGTGTCGTaaactttaaatatttatttatttatttattgatccacaaacattttctcTTACACTCCTTGTAAGTTTTGGCAAGTGTAAATTTGTGTTTTATGCCGATAaactggggcagtggtgtctcaggggtaagagctctgggctattgatgacagggttgtgggttcgattcccgggttcggcaagctgctattattgggcccttgagcaagaccctacaccctctctgcccccccaggcgctgaagttggctgcccaccgctctgggtgtgtgtgtgcttacatgtgtgtgtgttttcactacgcgaaggacacatttcactgtttaCAGTGGTCGATACCTGTGCCTTTACCTTAAACTAAACTGTTCCGAAGtttagtgcgccccctagaggttaAATTCTGCTGTCTGTAACTCCGCCTCTATTGATGATGAAATGGTTTCCGTGTTGGGCGGCGACCTTCTGAATGTTAATGCTTCTTCTGGTCGCCTCGCTAAGCCCCACCTCCACACGCTCCTTATCAGCATGCTGAGAGGGTGGAGACCCACTGATATTCAGGGTGGACCTCCTCTTTAATCAGCTGAGTGTGGCCGTGCATCGTGACTGACCGGTGAGACCAAACTAAAGCCATTCCGGCTTCTCGCTGGGAAAGTGGGCGTGGTGTTggtggttgttttttgtttttgattgtttatttaattatttgtatattttattcatttggccGCATCAGGTTGCTGGTTTAACGTGCTGGCAGAACGCCGGAGCTTGTGTAAATAACATCAAGGAGACGTATTTCTGTTTAAATCAACAGACCTTAATGACCTCGTAATAAAGGGTCGGAGGATGGTATGGTCTTTTAAGATCTGAAACTATAAATTGGTGGGTTTTTGAATTTCCCCTTTCTCCTTCCGTTCAGGCTCATGGACGTGTGCGCCACACTGAGAACCGATCAGGAGACTAAAGTCACTCTGGTGTTTGAACATGTAGATCAGGACCTGAAGACGTATCTGGAGAAGGCTCCAGCTCCAGGACTGCCTGTTAGCCGGATTAAGGTAGGGGAACCTCAGGAGAGCACCCAGATCATGGTGTGGAGATCAGCACTGTGGTTAAAAACTGAAAACCAGTTGTTGAGTGTGTCTGCAGGAGGGAGGGTCTCTCATGGTTTACTTTgagggtcttagttacagtagcagtgtgtgaaactacctccaccatgtttgagagctagccaggcttaAGTGCAGCTTCCACTGTGCGCTGAAGCTGATCTGCTTCTAAACTgtgctctattacgccaccaaAAGGAGATTCAGATAATATAGGGGTGCATTCTGGGATTTCTACACACTCCTcagccaccacacacactcaccatgaacacacacacactgtaatggtACAGAAACAGGGGTACAGTATTCAGGGGGAATCTGGAGGAACAGCTGTTTCTATGGGAAGAGGAGCATCATGTGCTTGAGCTTGTTTATCCatatcaataataacaataatcctTTTAATAAATGGAAAGTGAGGCCGGTGATTTTGCTTCCCATGCTGGCGATGATGTTGAAGACCGGAGCGGTGTGGGACGGAGGGATCACTGGAATCTTTGAGTGGGGAGTGGAAATTACTGCCGCTCCACTCCACTCACATTCTCTGAATGCCAGAGTCCTGAATTAAAAACTTTAAAGcgtaatgtaataaataaatggccTGATTTTAATCTGATAAATCAGTGCTAACACGcatgcatacatacactatatggacaaaagtattgggacacctgctccttcactgtttcttctaaaatcaaggctattaaagagtttctcctgcttctgttggagtaactgtctctactgtccagagaagacgactttctactagattctggagaaccattgctgtaaggatttgattgcattcagaaacaagagtgttagtgaggtcaggatgttggatgatggtcgccaccccacctcatcacccccaactcatcccaaaagtgctggatggagctcctccaccatcatttcagagaacacagttcttccactgctccacagctcctcaatgctggggggctttatacccctctagtatGTCTGCcgctgctggtagacccgtatgaccgtgagcttccacacacctgcagattcccctccttccttcacactatggtctttggccacgaccaaatgcagtcactccttttagccaatcattaacatctgctttgtgacccatttccCACACATCCACACGAGACCCTCACTGTactgcaccacctcttctccATCTGTGAGTCCTGTCAgtcaccctgcaggtatttacaGCCCCATCGTacttgtgcagcgccatctgcaggagatCCAAGTTGCTACCACCATAATACCACAAGTTCAGTCTGTTGGGTGTGTATATTTGAAAGTCAGCTGTCTGCTCTAAAGACCCACAGACCTGCCCGTCCTCGTGTACTCGTGTCCACAGTTTGTTTGATGGTTCTCCACCTTTGTGCTTGTGGTTGTTGAAGGATTTGATGCAGCAGCTGCTCTGTGGACTGTCCTTCCTGCACTCCAATCGAGTTCTCCACCGGGACCTGAAGCCTGAGAACATCCTGGTCACTAGCAGGGGTCAGGTCAAACTGGCTGATTTTGGCTTGGCTCGCATTTACAGCTGCCACATGGCACTCACCCCAGTGGTAAGACACGAATCAGTAAGCCTGTCTCTGTAACTACACCaaccagccagaacattaaaaccaggcaGGTGGGAAATGGTGTATCCGCAATTAGTATTGAACAccctgaccccccccccccccttttttaatttatttatatatttatttttttaggtgGTTACGTTATGGTACCGTTCCCCAGAAGTCTTGCTCCAGTCCACCTACGCCACACCTGTAGACATCTGGAGCACCGGCTGCATCTTTGCAGAGATGTTCCGACGCAAGtgagttttgtttgtgttttgtttagggTTCATAAGCGTCGGATGGTCCCAATTCTGCATTTGCCGATTTAAGCTGTTCTTATCAGTAATCAATATCAATCAATCGATCAGTAATCCAGCTGTTttcctgcacatgcacattataTTAATGATCCGGGTTGAAACTAAGCTCTGTAGGAGTTCCAGCCGTACAGGTGGACGGAGCGATGGTGCGGCTGGAGCCTCTGTTTATCCTCGTTTCCAGGTTCCTGCTAAGTACTGACATCTGGTGGTCTTTTAAATGCACTGCTGTTTCTGGTGCTTTTTGGTGGTCCTGACTGTGTGAACCTTGTGTTTCAGGCCTCTGTTCTGCGGAGAATCAGAAGTGGACCAGCTGACGAAGATTTTTTCGTATGTATCTGATCTGTACTGTGATGTATCTTACCTTCCTTGTGTGAGGCCTTTTTTCACTGAGCGCATACTGTTCCCCACCACACAGTGTCATCGGCCTGCCAGGTGAGGAGGAGTGGCCTACTGACGTCACGCTCTCACGACAGAACTTCAGCCCCCAAAGTCCCCAGCCAGTCACAGACTATGTTCCTGAGATCAGTGAAGATGGAGCAGACCTTCTGTTGGTGCGTTCTGCTTCAGTACTGTTTGCTTCATTAGTGCtattaatgttttttgtttttttattgctttaaaagcttatttttaataatatcatTAGAATGTGTTCAGGATTCTGGGAAAAGAAATTCAAGAATTAATATCTatcatttagtttatttataatatCAAAGATGAGCTGATGACTTTTATACAGTAGTATCCAGTGCAAAGCCACAGTAAAGTGAAATTCTGTTGCATGTTTATTAAAGTTAACAGTGAAACAGGTTTCAATTTTAATATCTTAAAATGAGGATTTTCAGAATTAAGAATTCAGGATTCACAATAATGGCAGAATCCGATCACTGTTTGAGGATCACTGCTTTCAGATAAAATGATCACTGTAGATCAGCTGTTGGGGAATAAAGCTGAGATGTTGAGATATTTATTGACCTCCAGAAGAGCaaagagcaaaaaaaacaaaacatcttaCCTCGTTTGGAACCCTGTACTAATGTACTGTTGCTGAACCCGATGGGTGTAGTctcacagttctgcagtttaGAAGCTGCAGATTAACTGAATCAGATATCTGCTCAGAAACCCTGAGTGAATTCCTACACCAGTGTTCACATGTGTTTATGCTGGATAAAATGTGCATAACTATATTTAGAGCCTCAGAAATGCTGTACAGAAGGACCATCTCCAGCTTTTCTCCAGATCCAGCACTCGAGTCAAGTCCAGAGGCTTTATGGTTTctactatatacagagtacacagtgaagccTAACGGTGCTCCTCCAGGACACAACAACGCACAACACAGTGCAGGCGAGACCCTGAGTTTAGATGAGGCAGTGTAAATAAATGAGACAGACTGGGACAGTAGTGGGAAGTAGGGTTGTGTATAAAATGTGTATACTGTAGTAAAAACAGTTAGTAGACAGGTTAGTGTGATCCTCCAGCAGCTATTTATAAAATCAATAACCTCAGAAATGCAGTTTTAAATTAActtgtttaattaaaatactgtttgtttgttttttgtctctgtTTGAACAGAAAATGTTAACTTTCGACCCGCTGAGAAGAATCTCCGCGCTGAACGCTCAGGAGCACCGGTTCTTTTCAGAGCACGCTGGTAACTCCTAGAACACGATGGCTGAGATCTCTGCGGTTCTGCGGCGGAAATGCACGTAATGTACTTGCTGGTTGCATCGGTGGACAGTTTGCTTAGCGGCCACGTGGGTTCCCCAGTCAAACAGATACCCCGGGACGTAAGCGGGTCGTGGTAACCATGGAAACTGACTCCCAAACTTGAATGTTTTGTGTTTGAAGACGTAGTGCGGCGGAATGTTTGTACGTGAAGGGTAGATTTATTttcctttcttttgtttttaataactaAAATCTGATCAGTTCAGATCTCTCTTCATAACAGAGGAGACCCATGCTTACATTatactgtccaaaagtattcagacacccggtgttttctactgaaatcaaggggactAGTTTTTACTTCAGTAACGGCCGCTAGgtattggaacattgctgtgaggataatttgattgcattcagcctgaAGAGAGTAAGATCATCAGGGAGGTTAGGTGCTGATGTTGGTTGATCAGTTCTGACACATTAAAGCAGCAGAACTCCCTCTTTAAAGGccctgtctggatacttttggacatgtagtgtatggaAATGGTAGCCTTTGGGCTGACAGTATTCAGTGGGTGAGTGTAAGCATTAGACTTCCTTTAGGACCATCATTTACAGTCCTGCCCAACAGAAGCATGATCTCGGTtattagttgttttttgtttttttcttttaaaaataaaagtcctcAGTGGTGAAACCTGAGCTGCTAAAAGCGTACACCATTTACCGATCATCAGATAATTTAATAAAGAATGTTCTGAGGGAATTTCCGAGACAGGATTTCCTGACTGAGCGTTTAAGTGTAAGGGATGCATTTGGAACCTCTCCTAATGTTCTGCTTCTGTTTAAGGCTGATTCAGGTGGGCTTAGTCCCAATTTCTATGTTGCCATCTGTAGATACGCACATTGACCGTGTCTGATATCAGCATCGACATTCccatatcggtgcatccctgcTATGTATACCTCTCGGGCACACTATTTTAAGAGTTGATGATTTAGAGAAGCTCAAACAACAATCTTCTAACAACCTGCACTCTTTAAAAGGGTTCTCCTAAGCGTTTCTATGGTAAAAGCAATGTTTTAATAAGGATCTGGAACCATTTGGACACTTAAATGACTGTTTGCCtgattaaagggttcttcacattggtggaaaaccttgtGCGGGTGGTTTCCGGGTGGTTTTCAGGATTTAGTGTTCTGAGGTGTTTCTGCTGAAACTCTGATCGCTTCCAGCGGGGTTAAGGTTAGTGCTGGTTTAGGCTTTAGGGTTTCGGTGCAGTGTAGCGCTCTGCCTCATTTAATAGATATTTATTAGAAGGTTGAAGATGAGCATCTCCAGACAACTCTCAAAATAAAACTTTGCCCTCCGAATTCACATTACTGACCAACCATTTCATTAACTGTATAAAGCGCAAGGCCAGCTAGTCCGGTAAGGCCTGATGCGCGACTCCGTTAAGATACAATTCACTGCCATTCACCAGTATGCAATTCTAACACTGTGAGCGTCGAAGTGCCCGAAATCTTAGCTGTTTTCATTATGTATTTTAGATGATCTATTTTTATAAAGAGTTGATCAACAGGCTACAGTGTGGGATTGTGCACTGCACTGCCCCTATCGGTAACGGTAATCAGTAtgcatgagtaaaagtaagcTAAAGTGCATTCCTCCCTCCGAACACGTTTTCCCTGTTTAACGGAGAACCACCAAAATTCCTATGTGAGCTGATCTGATTTCAGAGGGGGTTCAGAGTgaatctgagcttcactgtagagaaactgacccactctgatctctgtacagtggaggtgaatggaagcaggcatctgagttttatatggaacgatgatgatgatgatgatgatgatgagggtaaaatagtAGAGAATCTCAAGTAATccagggactactttctgtagccgcactacaccctgcagcatgtatccctccaccattttaattatctgattttaaaagcaggttctagagccgagctcttctcagaactctggtagaaccgtgtctcaggcatcaggcagcgtcttcatcaccattaggtgaagaactttctgtgaggagcttttattagagcttcagacgtctgcttcccttcacctccactgtagaacattgtagagcttatctagaacctccactgtagaacagctctgacggTTTCACACTGAACCGCCCTCTGAATGAGCTTGTTTGTCTTGTGTACATAACTAGGAAAATCTGATGGTGTAGAAGTTGGAGGTGCCTCCACTCCTTCAGCACAGTTGTGTATTCCTGTTCACGAACACCAAGTTTGCGATTCCTCTGGGCCAAAATGTTTGTTTCAAAGCAGTGATTATGGACCAACAGTAGGAGGATtaccatgcttttttttttttttttttttttttttttaaataaagatctAAAACCATATCcaggtgttttttatgttttaaaggAGAGTCGTTAGCCTCTCCTTAAGGAATAAGGAATATGTCCAGTGATTTTTATTTCCGTGTGAGTTCGGTCAGTAGGTGGTATTTCTGTGCCTTCAAGTACGTGCTCGCATTC
Coding sequences within:
- the cdk4 gene encoding LOW QUALITY PROTEIN: cyclin-dependent kinase 4 (The sequence of the model RefSeq protein was modified relative to this genomic sequence to represent the inferred CDS: inserted 1 base in 1 codon), coding for MTQEGGIQYEPVAEIGGGAYGTVYKARDTQSGQFVALKSVRVXDGPGGLPLSTVREVALLKRLEQFDHPNIVKLMDVCATLRTDQETKVTLVFEHVDQDLKTYLEKAPAPGLPVSRIKDLMQQLLCGLSFLHSNRVLHRDLKPENILVTSRGQVKLADFGLARIYSCHMALTPVVVTLWYRSPEVLLQSTYATPVDIWSTGCIFAEMFRRKPLFCGESEVDQLTKIFSVIGLPGEEEWPTDVTLSRQNFSPQSPQPVTDYVPEISEDGADLLLKMLTFDPLRRISALNAQEHRFFSEHAGNS